A stretch of Chaetodon auriga isolate fChaAug3 chromosome 21, fChaAug3.hap1, whole genome shotgun sequence DNA encodes these proteins:
- the nrn1a gene encoding neuritin: MGVTWSSRCLALFLALHIVSVLQTVLVSAGQCDSVFKGFSDCLLQLGENMANYPQDLDDRENLHKICSYWDNFHSCATTALADCQEGATDLWEKLKKESRNLDFRGSLFELCGGGNGAPRSADARGLALVLSTLPTVLTWLAF, translated from the exons ATGGGAGTAACCTGGTCCTCCAGATGTCTCGCGCTCTTTCTAGCTCTCCACATAG tCTCTGTGTTGCAGACGGTGCTGGTCAGCGCTGGTCAATGTGACTCCGTCTTCAAAGGTTTCTCGGACTGTCTGCTTCAGTTGGGGGAGAACATGGCCAACTATCCCCAGGACCTGGACGACAGGGAGAACCTGCACAAGATCTGCAG TTACTGGGATAACTTCCACTCCTGCGCCACGACGGCGCTGGCGGACTGCCAGGAGGGAGCGACGGACCTCTGGGAGAAACTGAAAAAGGAGTCCCGCAACCTGGATTTCCGTGGGAGTTTGTTTGAACTGTGTGGTGGCGGCAACGGAGCCCCCAGATCAGCCGACGCCAGGGGCCTCGCCTTGGTCCTAAGCACGCTGCCCACCGTACTGACTTGGCTGGCGTTTTAA